A stretch of Lactuca sativa cultivar Salinas chromosome 6, Lsat_Salinas_v11, whole genome shotgun sequence DNA encodes these proteins:
- the LOC111918739 gene encoding subtilisin-like protease SBT1.5 yields MGRFWFLVYSIVCFFIANSVQLDDTQSFIVRIQNDLKPSVFADVEHWYKATLGSLNSRKLDYHKFNSDKKPNQEFLHVYKTVFHGFSARLTPQEAQELEAHPSVVAVLPDQTLQLHTTRSIQFLGLDSNEPNGLLKESDYGSNAIIGILDTGISPEASSFHDQDLGPIPSDWKGECMEGEKFTKNLCNQKIIGARYFTAGFDASIQETNSSAQIRSSRDTDGHGTHTASTAAGRVVANASLFGYAEGVAVGVAPKARVAAYKICWGESCRESDILAGLDKAVEDGVHVISISVGGSRSRPYHLDPIAIGAFGAMTRGVLVSASAGNGGPDAMSVTNTAPWITTVGASTIDRRFPADLILEDGTVITGASVSSSTTIPATKFFPLIHGRNASQGRFYNSRAATCMPESLDTELVRGKIVICDRGGNARVKKGEVVKEAGGIGVIVSNVSPQGEGLVSDSYTIPGMLITESGGKKLHAYISSSKNPMAKIIVHGTRTGVKPAPVVASFSSRGPSIDSLYVLKPDVIAPGVDILAAWPNDVPPSEIPSDLRRTRFNIASGTSMSCPHVSGLAALLKGAHPDWSPAMIRSAIMTTAYMVDREGKPLLDEQSYNEANVWGTGSGHIDPGKAVDPGLVYDITANDYIQFLCAMNYSTQAFRQFSPKPVRCRGKQNKPWNINYPAISIAYGEPRGSSEPEVVVTRTVTHVGEGTSNYNAIVTSPKGVNVTVVPQRMQFTVKGEKQSYTVKIESDHKVTGSWGNMETELGKLIWTDGKHNVVSPIVVIWQHLF; encoded by the coding sequence ATGGGTCGGTTTTGGTTTTTGGTTTACTCGATCGTCTGTTTTTTCATAGCAAATTCTGTGCAGCTTGATGATACCCAAAGCTTCATAGTCAGGATTCAAAACGACTTGAAACCATCTGTTTTCGCTGATGTAGAGCATTGGTATAAGGCAACCCTTGGAAGTTTGAATTCAAGAAAGTTGGATTATCACAAATTCAATAGTGACAAAAAGCCAAACCAAGAATTCCTTCATGTTTACAAGACTGTTTTCCATGGTTTTTCAGCTAGACTGACTCCTCAAGAAGCTCAAGAACTGGAAGCCCACCCAAGCGTTGTGGCTGTTTTACCTGACCAAACTCTTCAGCTTCATACTACTCGATCAATTCAGTTTCTGGGGCTTGATAGTAATGAACCTAATGGCCTATTGAAGGAGTCAGATTATGGTTCTAATGCCATTATTGGCATCTTGGACACTGGTATCTCACCTGAAGCATCAAGCTTCCATGATCAAGATCTTGGTCCAATCCCTTCGGATTGGAAAGGCGAGTGCATGGAAGGCGAGAAGTTCACCAAAAATCTCTGTAACCAGAAGATAATAGGAGCAAGATATTTTACTGCTGGATTTGATGCAAGCATCCAAGAAACCAACAGCTCAGCTCAGATTAGATCTTCAAGAGACACCGATGGCCATGGCACCCACACAGCCTCCACTGCAGCTGGAAGGGTGGTTGCTAATGCATCACTGTTCGGGTATGCAGAAGGAGTAGCTGTCGGAGTGGCACCCAAAGCCAGAGTCGCTGCGTACAAAATATGTTGGGGAGAGAGTTGTCGGGAATCAGACATACTCGCTGGATTAGATAAGGCTGTTGAAGACGGTGTCCACGTCATTTCCATCTCCGTAGGTGGCTCCAGAAGTAGGCCATATCATCTTGATCCCATAGCTATAGGAGCTTTTGGAGCAATGACAAGAGGTGTTCTCGTTTCGGCTTCAGCAGGTAATGGAGGTCCTGATGCTATGTCGGTGACAAACACAGCTCCGTGGATCACAACCGTCGGTGCAAGTACAATCGACAGGAGGTTTCCAGCAGATCTGATCTTGGAAGATGGCACAGTAATCACAGGGGCATCTGTTTCAAGTAGCACAACAATCCCAGCAACAAAATTCTTTCCATTAATCCATGGAAGGAACGCCTCGCAAGGGAGATTTTACAACTCGAGAGCAGCCACTTGCATGCCGGAATCACTTGACACAGAACTGGTACGTGGGAAGATAGTGATTTGTGACCGAGGTGGTAATGCTCGTGTCAAGAAAGGTGAAGTGGTCAAGGAAGCTGGAGGGATAGGGGTAATTGTGTCAAACGTTTCTCCTCAAGGTGAAGGACTAGTATCAGATTCCTACACAATTCCAGGCATGTTGATAACCGAATCAGGTGGTAAAAAGCTCCATGCTTATATAAGCTCTTCAAAAAATCCAATGGCGAAGATAATAGTTCACGGGACTCGAACAGGGGTGAAACCTGCACCTGTAGTTGCATCCTTCTCATCAAGAGGACCAAGTATTGACTCGCTTTATGTACTCAAGCCTGATGTAATAGCACCAGGTGTTGACATCCTAGCAGCATGGCCTAATGATGTGCCACCTAGCGAAATTCCTTCTGACCTTCGAAGAACAAGATTTAATATAGCATCGGGCACTTCCATGTCGTGTCCTCACGTGTCAGGTTTGGCTGCTCTACTGAAAGGGGCCCATCCAGATTGGTCTCCTGCCATGATTAGATCCGCAATCATGACCACGGCATACATGGTTGACAGAGAAGGGAAGCCATTGCTAGATGAACAATCATACAACGAAGCCAATGTGTGGGGCACCGGTTCAGGTCACATAGATCCTGGAAAAGCGGTTGATCCAGGATTGGTATATGACATAACAGCGAATGATTATATTCAGTTCTTGTGTGCAATGAACTACTCAACCCAAGCTTTTAGACAGTTTTCTCCAAAACCAGTCAGGTGTAGGGGGAAGCAAAACAAACCATGGAACATCAATTACCCAGCGATATCAATCGCGTATGGTGAACCAAGAGGTTCATCAGAACCAGAGGTAGTAGTCACAAGAACTGTAACACATGTCGGGGAAGGTACATCAAATTACAATGCTATTGTTACTAGCCCAAAAGGAGTCAATGTAACAGTAGTGCCACAGCGAATGCAATTTACTGTAAAAGGGGAAAAACAAAGTTACACAGTTAAGATTGAGTCTGATCATAAGGTAACTGGCTCATGGGGGAATATGGAGACAGAGTTAGGTAAATTAATTTGGACTGATGGGAAACATAATGTAGTGTCGCCCATAGTTGTAATATGGCAACATTTATTCTAA